The DNA window AAACTTATATAAAGTACAATAGAAATATTCCAAAACAAACACCTAAAATATACTGTAAGTTCAGAAAAAAGATGTACTGTCCCATCTTCCCTTCATAAATGAAGGACACAAACAGTCATAGGGAGTGCTGGCAGCTGTACTATCGGATTGCGAGAATAAAGATCCTTGATTGTCGTGGCCACTTTGAGGCCTAGCGTCCTGATAAAGACGTCACTCGAGTTTCAACTAGCAGAAGCGTAGTACTACCTCCGTCCTAAAAAAAAAATATAATACAGGTTGTGTGTAATAAAAAGTGGTTCACATTTGACtaattttttttgtaaataatataatatttatatttatggttttaaattaatttattataaaaatacatttcataattaatttgaTGGTAATTATTTGGTATTATAAACATGGATACTTTTTTCTATAATTGATTAAATTTAAGGTATTAAAACGTGACACTGTGTTCGAATTGTATTTTTTTAGGGAACACAGGTGGTATTATGTTTTTCATACCGATGTGTACCCATGATCATGAACATATCTGTTTGAGTCATTGTTTTGACCCTTTTCTCGTAGCTATGATGGTACCCTAGATCTGCATAACCTGCTTGAATACCGTAATATCTTGAGTCACTGGAAAAAAGAGGCCTACTGATGAATAGGCCAGTTAAATAAAactaaggtcttgtttagtttctcCCCAAAAACTTTATagcctatcacatcgaatgtttggacacttgtatggagtattaaatatagactaaaaaataaccaattgcgctaatgatggattaattaggtttaataaattcgtctcgtagtttaCAGACggattttgtaatttattttttattagtattcgaacactCTATGTAACACCCCCGTATAACACCCAATGTGACTTCCAAAAATTTTACGTGGAGAAACTAAATAAGACCTAACAAAAAAAAACCTGAACCAGCCAAAGCCCTACGGTGGGTGGGTAACACTGTGGCCCAACCTAGCCCATGTCCTCCCACCGAGATGCTCTCAACCTGTGGGGTCTGGAGTAGGGATGAAAGCGGGAAGGGGAAATTCCCGTACCGACTGACACCGAATACCGAAATTCCCGACCGGATATCATTTTCTCGGGAAAAAACGGATTCGGGAAGAAATACGGGAAAATTCGGCGAATCCGGTATCGAAATCGGTTAGAGTGATTTCCCGACTGAATTAGCGGATCCCGTATTTGTCCGGGAAAACTCCCGCGGGAAATTCCCGTTTTTCCCATTGAGCAGCAATTTTGGCCCAGGAAGCAAAGTTTGGCCCAGGAAGCAAGGTTTGGCCCAGGAAGAGAGGAGGCAAAGAGCTGAGTCATGCATGCGGCCCATCATTCCATGCTTGGCCAGTTGGCCCAGGAATTCACGCATGGAGCACAGGAGCAGCAAGCCTtttgttcatttttcttttccattttcttttttgGTAGTTCTTTAGTTTTCTTTGCATAAATATTCTGACGAGCTCACTATTTGCTATTGTATGCATATGGATTATGCATGGTTGTTATTGTTGCATCGAGCTCACTGTTTTCAGTGGTTACATATATCGATGTTTTCGTTTTGTGTTACCGCTTCCCGATCGTAATCGACGCGTTCCCGTTCGAAATATTCCGTTCCCGATATCCCGTAATACCGGATTCGTTTTCCCGTCCGGCCTTCCCGTTCTCATTCCCGTTCCCGTTCCCGGCCAAAAAATACCGGAGCAGAAATGGTTAAGACATTTTCCCGACCGttcccgaccgttttcatccctagtctgGAGGCACATTGTCACTGGTCAGTTGCGTTGACCCAAGTTTTGGAGCTTCCGCGACCTGACACAGCCTCGTCCCGTTCATCAGCCTTGACTGAATCGAATCCGCACATCCCTGGAGGAATCTATGTACGCAGATCTCTTTGCTCGTGCTGTCGCTTCTTGTTAGTTAGTTGGGTCGAGGAAGATGGTCGATTTCGTTTCAAATTAGGGGGAAAACTTAAGGGGAGGATCCTGCAATAGGTTCGCAATGGTACAACTTCTAATTGGTTCGCAATAGGGGCGTGCGAGTCCGAGTGTAATCGGACTTGGATTAGAGTGACCAAGATTTATTTTCCCTGTTTATTTAGGAGCGGTATAACAGATAAGAGAGAACGGACCAAATTAAAAGTACTTTAGAAATAAAAAAGCGGGTTGGAAGAAACGCTTAGCTCTTTAATATTATGTATAGATATATGCACAAATTCTTTATCTCAAGAAACACCTATGGTGTGACTCCATTTTGTGCGCTCTGGTGCGCTAGTGCCACCATGCCAGTGGCGAAGCAGTTCCCCCAACCTGTAGAGCTAGATTTTGGCGTTTCATCTTCATACATGAAGGGCCATTTGGCATTGCTCCTAGCCCATTCTAACTCACTCCGGTTCCCGCTCCCCATTGCTCCTACTCCCTTGCTCACTAGACTCAGAGCAACACCGTTTGGTAGGGCTTTCACGATAGCTCCAGCTCTCACcatggagaggaagaggagggtcGACTGGATCGACACGAAGAAGAGCATGGTGCGGGGAAAAGGGGCACCAATTCCTTTAAAGAAAGAGGGCACCATGGAAgcaagaggaaaggagagcaacGAGAGAAGAGAAGGGCAAGTCGCATCTTGGCGACGAGCGATAGTGGAGTGGAAGGGGCATGGACGAGAGGACGCACGTCAAGTGCCTCGCGGTCCTAGCGATGACTCCACCTCCTTCGTCGACAGCAGGCACGGCAACGAGATCCAGAGGTGGAGATAGCAACAAGCAAAAAAGAACACAAACAGAGTCGGTGGCACGAGAAGAGACGTAGAGAGCCGTATGAATCGTCAGCCGTAGTGCAAATGCAGTGGAGCGATTctgattaaaaagaaaaaaaaatgagaaGACAATTTTGCCCCTTACATAAGCCTTATCACACCAGCACACTCGCTCTGAATTCTGAAGTAACTTCAGCCTTCTCTCCAAAAGTCCAACCTCACAAATCTGCAAAGAAGTGGCCATGAACATGGAGCAGCAAGTCGAGCACAGCCATCTCCAAatccgaggcctcagcctccacGTGGCCCAAGCAGGCAAAGGTTCGCATCTGCTCTCTTGCTCGCCGGCGGGCTCAAGCTTCCTCTGTTAAAGGCCGGTGCGCATGCGCTCGAGATTGAAGCATAGCGACGCCTCTCCTGTCGCCGTCTCGTTTTTGCTGCAGGCGAGCTGGGCACGGTGGTGTTCCTGCACGGATTCCCGGAGATATGGTACTCGTGGCGACACCAGATGCTGGCCGTGGCCGTCGCCGGGTACCGCGCCGTCGCGCCGGACTGGCGAGGGTACGGGCTCTCGGACCAGCCGCCGGAGCCGGAGGCGGCGTCGTACGACGACCTGGTGGAGGATCTCCTCGCAATCCTCGATGCCCTCTCCATTCCCAAGGTAATACCGCTTTTTCTAGAATCGCGGTGGCAAGTTATTGACTTATTGGGTTTGGTCTTGATTGGGGAAAATTTTTCTTGGTAGTTGGTTTGGTTCAGTACTTCAGTGTGACTTGTTACTGTTAGCTTATCTAATATGATACTAGTCAGATTGGCATGATGGGTGGAACCATGTAAGAGTGTTCCGACATGGCTACATGTTTTGAAGGATTTGGAATGAATTTCTCAAACTATATGCAAGgaaaattaagaaaaaaaattGTGGATGAAGTAGGTTCTTAAGGAAAATTACTGTCAAGTTTGTGTCATTCTAAGGGCATGTTTACCATCAGAAAGTTACAGAATGTAGAATCCCGTCACCACTGTTTTCCATCTCATGTGACAATATGATTTGTCGGGAAAACATACTTAGTGTGTATATTtagattgaagaaaataagaTGAACGTTTTCAATCCAACCTCTTGGCAGTTTTATTTTATTCAGAATAATGTGggaaaatgaagaaaaaaagaagatAGAAATTCCTGTGTATTTCTTAGAGAAACCTTCTTGGCAGTTATTTTGTCCAACAGACTAAGCTTTGCCTATTTTGGTTATCTGCCAAGCTTCTATTATCTATTAAGTCATTAGTTTAGTTGAATCAAATAATTTCCAATCACAGTATAATTTCTCGAGAAAAAAATCTTACCTTGTGAGTCGTGCCAGGCTTTCCTTGTGGCGAAGGATTTCGGAGCCATGCCAGCCTATGAGTTTGCTCTTCGTCACCCTAGCCGCACATGTGGTGTTATGTGTTTGGGGATCCCCTTCCTTAACGGTGGCTCATCCTTCACCAGCTTGCCAGAAGGCTTCTACATTTTGCGCTGGCGGGTTTGGTCTCTAATCTAAAAAGTATATAACCCATTGCCAAATTGAGTAGAGCGGCCAAAAACAATGACAGGGGAAGCTTGTTCTTGTAGGAACCAGGAAGAGCAGAGGCTGATTTTGGCCGGTATGATGTCAAGAGAGTTGTTCGGACCATCTACGTGCTCTTCTCTAGGAGCGAAATCCCAATAGCAAAAGATGACCAAGAGATTATGGACCTTGCGGACTTGTCAACACCTCTTCCAGAGTGGTTCACTGAGGATGATCTCGCTGTGTATGCTTCACTCTATGAGAAATCAGGTTTCCGGTATCCAATGGAGATGCCATATAGGTAGCAATAGCAACTGGGCCAACCATACTATTTGTTTTGTGGGTTTTGAAAAATCAAGGTGTAATATGCTGCATTTGACAGGTCTCTCCATAAAAGGAAGCCAATAGAAGATCCAAAATTCCAAGTCCCGGTGTTTGTTGTCATGGGGGAGAACGACTATGTGTTCAAGTTCCCTGGGGTTGAGTCCGTTTTGAAAGATGGCATCATGGAGAAATTCGCACCGGACCTTAAGATCACCTACATCCCTGAAGGAAGCCATTTCGTTCAGGAGCAGTTCCCGGACAAGGTGAATGATCTCCTGGTCAGCTTCTTGAAGGACCACCCTGTGTCTGCATAGATGTTCTAGCAGTCCATGTTCACTGTCATAAGCAACAGCTACGGTGGGCAAAACTGCATTGTGTAGTGTCGCCAGTAAAGGAATAATCTGATGAGTGAATTCAGCTTTCAGTGTTTTGTCTGTGTTTGCATCTAGCGTGTGAAACAAGTTTTAAAAATCAAGCAGTATTGATTGCAAGTGTTCTTGAAGAAAATGTTTGGAGACTGAAAATTCAAGTATTGCCTTAGAAGCTGTCATCGCAGGTTGCAAACTGTCAAACTGAGTAGTCGAACCTGATCATAGTCTGCCGTGGCAAGGAGAGTTCTTGTGAGCGGCTTTGATGGTCACTTACTCGCTTGGATGTGCTCGACTATATAAACCGCACGCATAAAAAAATGAGTGGTAAAAAACTGAATTCAGGCAGGCAGTGACCTAGAACCAGTAGAAGATGCGTTATGCCCAACGTTTTAAATCTCCAGCCATGGTATTTAGCGAATGACGTCTAAAATAGCTAATAGTGAAATTAAATAGGGCTATAGCAGACTATAGCCACGTTAACACAAATATCTTGATCTACCCCCAAATAATCTTTCAACGGTACAATACACACATTGGATAGAAAAGATCAATTAATTTACTAATTCAAAGCACACAAACTCTTCATCTCATAGAGTAACCAAACAGATGAACTTTGATCTAACAGAAAGCTGACTCCTCACCATTGGCTTCAGAGCATACAAACTCTAATCCACTACAATCTccctcacaagtcacaaccagCACCAGCAGGCCAGAACATATAGAATCAACCCTGCAATTAGATAAGAAAAATCAGTATTAGTCGATGCAATGTGACATTTATGCTAGCATCAGGTGCTGTTAATTAGGATGTTACGAATGCTTACTAGTGCATCCTCATGCCAGAAAAACATAATAAAACAGCAAAACAGAGTAATAGCTTAACTGAGTAACAGCAGCTACTATATAGTCAGTTCAGAATTTTCAGATGCACCGGCAGAGAGCAGGCCAAAGTAGTTGTTGTTCTGTTAGGTCTCATTGCATGAGTCAGTGTGCATCTGAAATTCTGAACTGACTAAAGTAGTAGCTGCTGTTCTGTTAGGTTGCCTTACACTAATTAATTAACAACACCTCTGTCCACAGAACCAGCCAATATCCAACTCAGAATTTATAATTCATGCTAATGTTACAAAAATGGGTTTGAGATGCGAGCTTCAGCTATGCCAGAAAAATACTTTTTAAAGAAAATTAATATATGCATCACATACACAAGCTTTCTCAGTTCCTCGACACTAGTATAACCAAACTAGCAGGATCGCACAGAGCACTGACAAGCAGAGCACTGAATAAGTGAACAAAGCACTGACAGCATGCACATGAAAATCAGACCACGACTAACTAGCAGGCTCGCGCCAAAAAAAAGCAAATGCACTGAGCAGACGCAATGATCAAGAAACATTGTCAACTTACTATTCAGATATAATGAAACCAAGAGCTACTTTCAGCTCTACTGCATAATTGTAGCTAATGCTCACATAACATTTCTGAAAAAGAAGTGGTCACACAATACAGAAACATTGTCACAGTACTAATTTGTAATCTCCTTAGTCCTTTGGTTTCACAGATTTATTATGTGTATAAACAAACGGTCTCATCTACAGAATATGACCGGCTGAACAATCAACTGCCTGCATGCATAGTACATATGTGCTATATCTCCTATCCTGCTTTCATGTACAGAGGCTGAAGGAGAACAACCGAACAAGGTTAGGAGGAAAAACCAGATAAAGATTGCTACTACCCATATCTCATCCAGACAAGTTATCTTAATTCCTTATGCAATGGTTAAATACTTAAATTGTATATGCATTGATGTTTATGTTCAGCTCAGTAACTAGCTGTTGTTTTGCATTATTTTTGTCTCACATATGCAACTTGTCTTTGTAGGTTATGGTTAACTGGCTATTGTcgatgaagaaatatatgatgctAGGAGGAACCAAATACAAATTAATTAGGTAATTATTTTTGTACTTGTCCATATTTCATCTAGTGTGTTGTACCGCAAGAATAGAATCATCCTTCTAAATATGCATACAGTGAGCACCATGGATTGTAGGCTACCAAGGTAGGCATTGCAGTTTGCAGAACAAACTACAAATACAGCAAAATTAAAGAATCTGAATCCAGTGCATCTACATCAAAATATTCACATATGCAGATATATGAGTACTAGACCAAGAATGCACAAGTGATGTGCCATTGACCTAAACACGCTCCAGTGGAAACAAATCGACAGGATTGCACCTAATAAGAAACATAGAACAATAAAAAACTACCAG is part of the Miscanthus floridulus cultivar M001 chromosome 9, ASM1932011v1, whole genome shotgun sequence genome and encodes:
- the LOC136481190 gene encoding uncharacterized protein — its product is MNMEQQVEHSHLQIRGLSLHVAQAGKGELGTVVFLHGFPEIWYSWRHQMLAVAVAGYRAVAPDWRGYGLSDQPPEPEAASYDDLVEDLLAILDALSIPKAFLVAKDFGAMPAYEFALRHPSRTCGVMCLGIPFLNGGSSFTSLPEGFYILRWREPGRAEADFGRYDVKRVVRTIYVLFSRSEIPIAKDDQEIMDLADLSTPLPEWFTEDDLAVYASLYEKSGFRYPMEMPYRSLHKRKPIEDPKFQVPVFVVMGENDYVFKFPGVESVLKDGIMEKFAPDLKITYIPEGSHFVQEQFPDKVNDLLVSFLKDHPVSA